CTGTATGGCGAAGATCTGGATCTCTTTTTTTCTGCTTTTTGGAGCTTTTTCCGGTATTTACAACGGGATAAAATATCTACTGAAAGAGGCAGAGCGTTATGATAGAAACAAGAACCTTGACGATAAAGATAGCGGTAATAATGGCGCTTCTGACGCTGGTTGAGAGTGCGTTTCTTTCCTTTTTGCCTTTAGGAGGAGCCGAGTATGGTGTTTTTTATGGAACGACATTCTCGTTGCTCGCTTTTTTACTCATAGTGAGTGATGCCGGTCTTCTGATGATGGAAGGCAGGCGTTTCATCTGGGGATTCGCCTTGAGGTACGTTATCTTCGGTATATGCCTTGCCAGTTCGGCGATGTATTCGACCGGTTTCTTTTTTGGAAGTTTCGTTGGACTCATGAATCTGAAGATATCTGCCATGATTTTCGGGAGGTGGCTCTGTGAAAATTAGTCTTACCAAGACTGATAAGATCTTTCTCGGAACGGTATTCGCAGGTTATATATCTGTAATGATTTATATGCTGGTTACCGGTTATAAGTTCCAGCTTGAGGGTGTTGGCCAACGCTGGATCTACCAGCTTCCCTTCGGCGAAGGACCGATGAGCAGAATCAACCCTTTGACGGTGATAATGACCTGGGTCATTATGGCACTGATCATTTTTATTTCTACCAGGGTAAAGGTTTTTAAGATAATCCCGGGAAGGAAGCAGAGCCTTTTGGAAGTCGTAATGGAGTACGTATACGACCTTGTAGAGGATTCTGTAAGCAAGAAGGAATTTGTCAGACCCATATTCAATATAGCAGCCTCCATATTTCTGTTCGTGCTTTTATCGAATATCGTTGGCAGCTTTCCGGGAATAAATGCAATACCAACTGATGGAGGTGGATTCAAGATCACAATTCTTTCCGATACGTGGTACGCACCTACCTCTGATCTGAACATGAACCTGATGCTGGCGGGTTTTGTATTTGTGATGAGCCATGCTTTTTCGATAAAGGCTAAGGGTTTCAAGAGCTGGGCTAAGAGCTTCTTTGAACCGGCCTGGCCTATGTTCCCCATGAATGTGATAGGAGAGATCGCAAAGCCAGTTTCGCACTCTTTGAGGCTCTTCGGGAACATAATGGGCGGTGGAATTCTCATACTTATAATTGGCTATCTTGCCAAGTACTTCATAGTTCCCGCGGCTCTGTGGGGGATTTTTGGACTGTTCTTCGGGGCGATACAGGCTTTGATCTTTACGATACTTACAATAGCTTACATCAGCTCGTTGATAGATTGATTACAGAGGAGGTATTGACTGTGGAAATTGGAGAAGGACTCATGATGCTTGGAAAGTACATAGGAGCGGGACTGGCCATGGGAATCGGTGCCATAGGTCCTGGAATCGGAGAAGGTAGGATCGGAGCCAGCGCCATGGAAGCTATGGCCAGGCAGCCGGAGATGATAGGTACGCTCACTACCAGGATGATTCTGGCCGACGCTATCGCAGAAACCACCGGCATCTATTCGCTGGTTATAGCCTTCATGATCCTGCTGGTCGTGTAAGCACTACCCCAAAAAGGGGAGGGGTGATAACTTGATCGAGATCAATTTGACTGCGGTTCTATCGATTCTGAACTTTTTGCTGTTGTATTTTGTGTTGAAAAAGGTCCTGTTCGACAAGTTTTTCGACATAATCAAGCAACGAAAAGAAAAGATCAAGGGAGAGATAGCGCAAGCCGAAAAGCTGAGGAAAGAAGCAAACGCTCTCAAAGAGGAATACACTCGAAAGATGGATGAAGCCAGAACTGCCTCCGACGAAATGCTATCCAGGGCCGAAAGGCAGTCTGAAGAGATCGTGCGCCAGGCTCGTGAAAAGGCCCAACAGGAAATACAGAGAATGTATCAGGCTGCCGAAATTCAAATCAACCAGGAACGAGAAAAGGCAATGGAAGATGTAAAGGGAGCCGTAGTGGCTTCGGCCGTGACTATGGTTGGACGTTTCCTACAAAAGGAAATGGATGAAACCGCAAGAAAACAGTACGCCAGAAGAATCCTTGAAAGTCTCGGTGATCAAGAGTGAAAAGAAGCCTTTCTCTGGCTGCAAAATATGCGCGGGCTCTTATAGAGAGTATCTCCCACGAGAAGTTGGAAGGAGTCCGGAGAGATTTGAAGACTCTTTCTACCGTTATCTCTTCGGAGGAACTGGGGAAGTTCATCTTCGACCCTACTGTAGCGGGTGAAAGAAAGGAAGCCATGTTGTTGAGCTTTCTCTCCAATCCAGTTGATGAGACAACGCTTCTTGTGAAACTTCTGGTCAATGTGAAGAAGATCTGGCTTTTTCCCGATATCCTGCTCTCATTCGAAGAAATGATACTGGAACGATCGAACCGGGTGCTGGTGGAAGTGATTTCGGCTATACCGCTGAGCGATGAAGAGAAGATAGAAATAATAGAAAAGGTTCGAAAAATGACCGGTTATGAAGGTTTACTGGAATCAAGAGTGGATGAATCACTAATAGCCGGTTACGTAATAAAGTTCCACGATGAAGTGATAGATGCCAGTCTGTCTGGACGTCTTAAGAGAGTCGGCATGGAATTGGGTAACACTGGCTCTCAGGAGGTGATTTAGTGAGGATCAGCCCATCTGAAATTACCAAGGTCATACAGGATCAACTTCAGAAGACTGATATAGAGTTTGATTATTTCGAGGCCGGTAAAGTCATTCAGATAGGTGACGGCATTGCAAGGGCGTACGGTCTGAAAGGCGTTATGGCAAACGAGCTTGTGAAATTCGAGAACGGTGTTTTCGGTCTAGCCCTTAACCTCGAAGAAGATAATGTGGGTGTCGTAATACTTGGTTCTTACAAAGATATAAAAGAGGGAGACCTCATAAGAAGAACCGGCCGAATCATGGAGGTTCCAACCGGAAACGCACTGCTTGGACGGGTAGTAAACCCCCTTGGCATACCGCTGGACGGTAAGGGTCCAATAGAGAGTGACAGTTACAGGCCTATCGAAGTCAAGGCTACAGGTGTAGTCATGAGGAAACCTGTCGATACGCCTCTTCAGACCGGTATAAAGGCGATAGACGCTACGATACCAATAGGTAGAGGTCAGAGAGAACTGATAATTGGCGACAGGCAGACTGGGAAGACGGCGATAGCGATCGATACGATTATCAACCAGAAAGATCAAAACGTGAAATGTATATATGTGGCTATCGGTCAGAAAACGGCGGCGTTGGCCAAGATACTTGACAGACTTAACCAATTCGGTGCAATGGAGTACACAACCATCGTTTTTGCTTCTGCTTCCGATACCGCCGCACTTTCTTATCTTGCTCCGTATGCCGGTGCGGCCATGGGCGAGAGTTTCATGTTTCAGGGACAGGATGCGCTGGTGATTTACGACGATCTTTCAAAGCACGCCTCGGCCTATAGAGAACTATCACTCCTTCTGCGCAGACCACCCGGTCGTGAAGCCTACCCCGGAGATGTTTTCTACCTGCACTCAAGATTGCTGGAGAGAGCGGCCAGGTTGAACGAGAGCTTTGGAGGAGGTTCGATGACGGCTCTTCCAATAATCGAAACACAGGCCAACGATGTTTCGGCTTATATACCGACCAATGTTATCTCGATCACTGATGGGCAAATTTATCTCGATCCAAACCTATTCTACGCCGGTAACCGCCCAGCCGTGAACGTGGGGCTTTCGGTTTCGAGAGTCGGTGGAGCGGCCCAAATAAAGGCCATGAAAAAGATAGCCGGAAGCCTGAGAATCGAGCTGGCACAGTACAGGGAATTGCTCTCTTTTGCGCAATTCGCTACCGAACTCGACAAGGCTACGCGTGACCAGCTAATCCGGGGAGAGAAACTCACCGAACTTTTGAAACAAAACCAGTATGTACCGATGCCAGTTCAGGAGCAAGTTGCAATCCTGTACGCCGGTGTAAAAGGATATTTGGACGATATCGATACGGAAAGAATAAGCCAGTTCGAATCCTCATTATTGAAAAATCTGAGGAGTGAATACGCGGATGTTCTCGATTCAATAAAAGTAAAGAAAGTTATCGAAGACGAGATAGAAAAGAGGCTTATTGAGGCTATTAAGACAACCAAAAAGCTTTTCGTTCGATGAGGATGATCTGAAATGAGTAAGGGAAAACTGAGGGCAATAAAGAAGCGTATTGAATCCACCAACTCCACGATGCAGATAACAAGGGCAATGGAGATGGTAGCACGGGCCAAAATAAACAAAGTCCAGAAGGGACTCAAGTTCGTAAGACAGTACGAGCAGTCGATGGAACGTGTCCTGAAGCGGGCGTATTTCGGTCTTGAGAACCGGCCCCAACCCAGCGGTGAAGGCGACTTGCTGCTGGTAGTAACGGCCGATATGGGATTGGCTGGGGCCTTCAACGCTGAAATACTCAAGCTTGCGGAACTGGAATTGAAGAAGCAGAACGTGAAACGACTTGTCACCGTTGGGTTGAAAGCCGAAAGTTATTTCAAAAGGCATGGTGTCGAACTCTCGGCTTTCAGTCATTTCTATGACATTCCAGATCTTGATGAAGCCGCGATTATCGTAGATGATATCATGGACACCATGGAGGCTAATAACCTAGGCGGTTTAAGCATGGTTTACAGCAACTTCAAAACGCCTCTTGCACAGATACCAAAAGTAGTGAAGATACTGCCCCTGAAACCCTTCGAAAGAACTGAGAATGATCTCTACGATTTCGAACCTCACATAGAACTTCTGTACTCCGATGTTCTGTATTCATGGATAGTGTCGATCGTGCTTCGAGGTCTTTTCGAAACCAAGGTAGGCGAGCTGTATGCCAGACAGAACGCCATGAAGAATGCCACGGAGAATGCCAGTAATATGATCGAAAGACTCACGCTCGTGAGAAACAAACTTCGCCAGTCGAACATAACCCAGGAAATCATAGAGGTTGTGAATGGTGCCGAAGCTCTTAACGGGTAATCTGGAGGTGTAAGTGTGCCCGATAAAAAAACAACTAACGCGGGTAAAATAGTCGCCATAACGGGTCCGGTAGTGGATGTCTCATTTGAAGGTGCTGCTCTTCCCGATATACTGAACGCTCTGGAAGTGGAAAACAAATTCCTTAAAAAAAAGATAGTACTCGAAGTGTCGCAACTTATAGGTGACAACAGTGTAAGGGCGATTGCCATGGACAGCACTGACGGTCTTGTGAGAGGACAGGAAGTCATAGATACAGGCAAACAGATTACTGTGCCCGTGGGCGAAGAGATATTGGGAAGAATGTTTAACCTTCTGGGAGAACCGATAGACGAACTTGGCGATATGGAGTACAAAGACAGATGGCAAATACACAGAGAGGCTCCGCCAGTTACTGAACAGCAGACGGAGATCGAAATACTGGAGACCGGTATTAAGGTTATAGACCTATTGGCACCTTTCAGCAAGGGCGGAAAAATAGGCTTTTCAGGCGGCGCCGGAGTGGGGAAGACCGTTCTTGTCATGGAACTTATCCGAAACTTCGCCATAGAGCAGAAAGGACTCTCCGTATTTGCCGGGGTTGGAGAACGGACGAGAGAAGGGAACGATCTCTGGCTGGACATGAAAGAGGCTGGCGTCATCGAAAATACCGCTTTGGTTTTTGGACAAATGAACGAACCTCCGGGAGCGCGTTTCAGGATAGGACTCTCCGCCATAACCATGGCCGAGTATTTCAGGGACGTTCAGAAGAAGGATGTTCTGGTTTTCATAGACAACATATTCAGGTTCGTTCAAGCCGGTTCGGAAGTTTCGGCTTTGCTGGGGAGAATGCCATCGGCGGTTGGTTACCAGCCAACACTGGCCACAGAAATGGGAAAGCTTCAGGAAAGGATAACTTCGACTAGAAGTGGTTCGATTACCTCCGTTCAGGCGATATACGTTCCGGCCGACGACTTCACAGATCCGGCGCCGGCAACTACATTCAGCCATCTAGATGCTACCGTCAACCTTTCAAGGTCGATCGCGGAGCAGGGTCTCTACCCGGCCGTAGATCCACTTGATTCAACATCTAAAAACCTAGATCCGGTCGTAGTTGGAAGCGAGCATTATGAAGTTGCAAGAAAGGTTCAGGAAGTTCTCCAGAGATACAAAGACCTTCAGGACATCATTGCGATACTTGGAATGGAAGAACTCTCGGAGGAGGACCAGCTAACTGTACAGAGAGCCAGGAAGATACAGCGTTTCCTCACACAGCCTTTCTTCGTTGCCGAGAAGTTCAGCAATATTCAGGGTAAATATGTTCCGATAGCCGAGACCGTGAGAGGTTTCAAGGAGATTCTTGATGGTAAGCATGATGATTTACCGGAACAGGCTTTCATGATGGTCGGAACCATAGAGGAAGCCGTGGAAAAGGCGAAAATGCTTACAGTGGGAGAATGATATGTTGTTTAAGACAAAAATAGTGACGCCTTACGGCATTGTTTGGGAGGGAGAGGCCGAATACATATCTTTCAAGTCTGTAGAGGGTGAAATCGGTTTCCTACCAGAAAGGGCACCGGCGGTAATGAAGCTTGTCGTCGATGTGGTAGAGATAAGAGCTGCAGGCGTAGTTCATACCTTCGCGGTTCACGGTGGATACATACTTCAAGAGAGAGACATGACGACTATCATTACTGACGCGGCGGAAAGGCCGGAAGAGATCAATGTAGAGCGCGCTAGGCAACGATTAAAAAGGGCTGAAGAGCTTCTAGAGATAAGCGACTCCAGAAGAGAAAGAGCCAGGAATCAGGCTAAATTGCAGAGACATATGCTCCGTATAAAGTTAGGCTCTGAGAGATGGCAATAACTAGAAATATAGACTGATTTTATTATCACCGGGGATATGTTGGAAGTATCTCCGGTTTTTTTATATTTATAGACCTTCTGGCATTGATTTGCATAAACAATTTTCAAACTCAAAAATTAACCGGAAGAAGGGACAGATATGCTGAAACAGGATCACACCGGGGATGGGATTTTGGATCAGGCGATAAAACTCAAAAGTGTACTTGAAAGTTTTCCTGATCCATCGGCCATTATCTCTTCAACGGGAAGAATCCTGCGTGGTAACTCTCATTGGGAGAGACTGGCTTCCTCTCTCACTATGGAATCAGCTGCCTTTATGGAGTGTGGTAAAGAACTCAGGGGATTGGTGAAAAGGTTTACAGAAGATAAAAATATTGAAGAATTTAACGATCTTCTCTCGGGGAGAAAAAACTCTCTCAGTCTTGAACTTAACCTCTCGGAGATTTCTGAGGGGAAAGGCCTTTCATTGTTCGTTTCGCGCATCACTCTTGAAGACATGCCTATATTTCTCGCTATCATTAAAGACGGTACCGAAATAAATAACCTCCGCAGCTTACTCAAGGAAATCATATACCACGATAACCTAACGGGACTTGGAAACGAAAGTTATTTCAATCTCTATCTATCACGCAAAATCCTTCGTGCGATGGATGATGGCAGTTCTCTCTTCGTTCTATATATAGAGATTAGCAATATAAAAGAGATAATGGCTATGTTCGGAAAACGTATCTCTAATTCCCTTGTGGTTAGGACTTTTAGAAGATTGAAAGAGAACCTAGGAGGTAAAGAGTTTTTCAGAGTTCAGCATGATGCCTTCGCAGTAGTTTTGGAGTCGATTGACAGGGGGGTTCTATATCTTGAGCTGAGTTCTCTTATAGTCAAACTAGAGAAGAAAATAATCTGCGAAAACCTAGAACTATTCCCCGATATTCTGGTTGGCGTTTGCGAATTCCCCGTCGATGGAAAAAGTGTTGATGATATTATGAGTAATTGTCTTGGCGCACTTTTTAGGGCAAAAAGAGAGAATCTTAAGTGGAGCTTCTATAGTTGAGCTTTTATTTGAAGCGAAGGGTTATGATATCGAAATCTCCCCTATTGGTTGGTATATCACCATCTTCTGATGCTGTGTAGCCGGTTACTGCGAAACCATCGGTACACAGAGTGATCGATGTGGCGACATCTCCGAGAGTCCCTCCATAGCAATCACTCCAGAGCATTTCTCCAGTACGACTAACCTGGAAGATCCACATATCGCTATAGGTAAGGCCCAACTTATCAAGCTTTCCCTCATGGAAACTCCCCAGTATAGTTTCGTTTGATTCGGTGAAACCCACCGTGATGGCTCCGCCTGAGCCAGTAATGACCATATCGGTTAGATGATCGTTCGAACGGCCTCCATAAATTTCCTTCCAGATTAATTCCCCATCACCGTCGAGTTTTATTATGAAGCCGTCGTAGTCTCTACTTTTCCTTTTGAAATCTCCATTCTGCGAATTAGTTGAACCGCATATATAGATCTCGCCGGCTGGACAGATTTCAACTGTGGCCGGTGAGTCCTCTCCGGTTCCTCCAAAGACTTTCGTCCATAGAACTCTACCACTGCCGTCAATTCTTAGAACTAATACCGAAGAACTCTCAATCTTGATCCCGTTTACTTTCAAGACTCCCGCAACATTACCGCTAGAATCACCGTCTATGGAAGTGGTTTCGGCTACCACAACTATATCCCCGTTTTCGGCTATAGCCATATCTATCGCCCGCTCATAGGAACTACCTCCGTATCTCTTCTCCCAGACAGGTTTACCGTTGAGATCTAGCTTGATAAGCACAACATCGCCACAAGATATTTTCTCTGAACCGGCCGCCGTTCCAAGTATTAAAAAGCCATCATCTAGCTTTGCCAGGGAGACTTTAGAGCTGACGGTTCGCCCGAGCTCGGTCTTCCATTTCACATTGGTGAATCTGTCGAGACGGACCAGCAACAGGTTCGATGGTAATTCGCTTTTGAAACCATTCTCTGTCGAACTTCTGCCGGCCAGAAGGAAGCCTCCATCCTCAGTCGCAATGATTGCTGATATTTCGGTCCAGCCAAATTCCAGTAACTTCTGCCAGGCGAAGTAGCCATTACTATCCAGCTTGACTACCCAACCGCTTCTGAATACATCTTCCTCCGACTTTCCATTGGATATTTCGGGAGATTCCGTCCAACCGGTAATAGCGAATGTGCCATCTGCTAGTGCTTCGAGCGAATTAGCCGAATCACTGCCACTCCCTCCCAGAAGACGCTTCCAGACGATGGAGGGAATCTCTTTCGTAGAAAAACTCCAAAGCGGTCCTTGAACTTCTCCACCCCTTCCGTCTCTTGCGTCGATTCTCCAGGAGTATTCGCGTCCCGCCTCTATAGAGGAGATTTTAAACTCGTTTTTATCAATGTTTTTCGCGAGAAGTTCCAATCTCCCTTTCTCTCCAAAAAAGACATCGTAAAAGAGGTCGTCACCATCTGGATCTTCCGCGTTCCACAGGAGCGTGACTTCTCTAAAAAAATCGACTGTTCCATCGGCCGGGAAGGGATTTCCCGGTTTCCCAGGCAAGTTGTTTACGTCCATTACTATTACGGAAAATGTTGTACACTGCCACTCCCCCTGTCCATCCATCGCTTTTATCGTGACACGATGTGCGGTAGGTGCCTCTTTAGATCCGGGAAGATAAGAATACACCCCTTTATCTATACTGCCAACTCCGCTAACCAGTTCGTAAGTCACATCACTGGAGTCGGTTGAAGTGAAATCTGGAAGGTTTATGATCAGAGTTTCACCTTCGTAAACTTTCCGGTTGCCGATTTCTATCGAGGGAGCCTTTGGATCATTTACGATCTCTATGTTTATTGTGATGACTGCCTCGCTTTTTCCCGCCTCCACCTCTATCTGGACCATATCTTCGCAATCTTCCGGTCCCCGGGGAGAAACTGTGTAGATACTTCCCTCTATCTTTCCGCTGCCTTTGATGATTT
This portion of the Mesotoga infera genome encodes:
- a CDS encoding AtpZ/AtpI family protein — translated: MSRKKTNWGAISSLYQFAIIIITNILVSGGIGYLLYRFACMAKIWISFFLLFGAFSGIYNGIKYLLKEAERYDRNKNLDDKDSGNNGASDAG
- the atpB gene encoding F0F1 ATP synthase subunit A, whose product is MKISLTKTDKIFLGTVFAGYISVMIYMLVTGYKFQLEGVGQRWIYQLPFGEGPMSRINPLTVIMTWVIMALIIFISTRVKVFKIIPGRKQSLLEVVMEYVYDLVEDSVSKKEFVRPIFNIAASIFLFVLLSNIVGSFPGINAIPTDGGGFKITILSDTWYAPTSDLNMNLMLAGFVFVMSHAFSIKAKGFKSWAKSFFEPAWPMFPMNVIGEIAKPVSHSLRLFGNIMGGGILILIIGYLAKYFIVPAALWGIFGLFFGAIQALIFTILTIAYISSLID
- a CDS encoding F0F1 ATP synthase subunit C — encoded protein: MMLGKYIGAGLAMGIGAIGPGIGEGRIGASAMEAMARQPEMIGTLTTRMILADAIAETTGIYSLVIAFMILLVV
- the atpF gene encoding F0F1 ATP synthase subunit B, with amino-acid sequence MIEINLTAVLSILNFLLLYFVLKKVLFDKFFDIIKQRKEKIKGEIAQAEKLRKEANALKEEYTRKMDEARTASDEMLSRAERQSEEIVRQAREKAQQEIQRMYQAAEIQINQEREKAMEDVKGAVVASAVTMVGRFLQKEMDETARKQYARRILESLGDQE
- the atpH gene encoding ATP synthase F1 subunit delta; amino-acid sequence: MKRSLSLAAKYARALIESISHEKLEGVRRDLKTLSTVISSEELGKFIFDPTVAGERKEAMLLSFLSNPVDETTLLVKLLVNVKKIWLFPDILLSFEEMILERSNRVLVEVISAIPLSDEEKIEIIEKVRKMTGYEGLLESRVDESLIAGYVIKFHDEVIDASLSGRLKRVGMELGNTGSQEVI
- the atpA gene encoding F0F1 ATP synthase subunit alpha, with the translated sequence MRISPSEITKVIQDQLQKTDIEFDYFEAGKVIQIGDGIARAYGLKGVMANELVKFENGVFGLALNLEEDNVGVVILGSYKDIKEGDLIRRTGRIMEVPTGNALLGRVVNPLGIPLDGKGPIESDSYRPIEVKATGVVMRKPVDTPLQTGIKAIDATIPIGRGQRELIIGDRQTGKTAIAIDTIINQKDQNVKCIYVAIGQKTAALAKILDRLNQFGAMEYTTIVFASASDTAALSYLAPYAGAAMGESFMFQGQDALVIYDDLSKHASAYRELSLLLRRPPGREAYPGDVFYLHSRLLERAARLNESFGGGSMTALPIIETQANDVSAYIPTNVISITDGQIYLDPNLFYAGNRPAVNVGLSVSRVGGAAQIKAMKKIAGSLRIELAQYRELLSFAQFATELDKATRDQLIRGEKLTELLKQNQYVPMPVQEQVAILYAGVKGYLDDIDTERISQFESSLLKNLRSEYADVLDSIKVKKVIEDEIEKRLIEAIKTTKKLFVR
- the atpG gene encoding ATP synthase F1 subunit gamma, with translation MSKGKLRAIKKRIESTNSTMQITRAMEMVARAKINKVQKGLKFVRQYEQSMERVLKRAYFGLENRPQPSGEGDLLLVVTADMGLAGAFNAEILKLAELELKKQNVKRLVTVGLKAESYFKRHGVELSAFSHFYDIPDLDEAAIIVDDIMDTMEANNLGGLSMVYSNFKTPLAQIPKVVKILPLKPFERTENDLYDFEPHIELLYSDVLYSWIVSIVLRGLFETKVGELYARQNAMKNATENASNMIERLTLVRNKLRQSNITQEIIEVVNGAEALNG
- the atpD gene encoding F0F1 ATP synthase subunit beta; the encoded protein is MPDKKTTNAGKIVAITGPVVDVSFEGAALPDILNALEVENKFLKKKIVLEVSQLIGDNSVRAIAMDSTDGLVRGQEVIDTGKQITVPVGEEILGRMFNLLGEPIDELGDMEYKDRWQIHREAPPVTEQQTEIEILETGIKVIDLLAPFSKGGKIGFSGGAGVGKTVLVMELIRNFAIEQKGLSVFAGVGERTREGNDLWLDMKEAGVIENTALVFGQMNEPPGARFRIGLSAITMAEYFRDVQKKDVLVFIDNIFRFVQAGSEVSALLGRMPSAVGYQPTLATEMGKLQERITSTRSGSITSVQAIYVPADDFTDPAPATTFSHLDATVNLSRSIAEQGLYPAVDPLDSTSKNLDPVVVGSEHYEVARKVQEVLQRYKDLQDIIAILGMEELSEEDQLTVQRARKIQRFLTQPFFVAEKFSNIQGKYVPIAETVRGFKEILDGKHDDLPEQAFMMVGTIEEAVEKAKMLTVGE
- the atpC gene encoding ATP synthase F1 subunit epsilon, which gives rise to MLFKTKIVTPYGIVWEGEAEYISFKSVEGEIGFLPERAPAVMKLVVDVVEIRAAGVVHTFAVHGGYILQERDMTTIITDAAERPEEINVERARQRLKRAEELLEISDSRRERARNQAKLQRHMLRIKLGSERWQ
- a CDS encoding GGDEF domain-containing protein, whose protein sequence is MDQAIKLKSVLESFPDPSAIISSTGRILRGNSHWERLASSLTMESAAFMECGKELRGLVKRFTEDKNIEEFNDLLSGRKNSLSLELNLSEISEGKGLSLFVSRITLEDMPIFLAIIKDGTEINNLRSLLKEIIYHDNLTGLGNESYFNLYLSRKILRAMDDGSSLFVLYIEISNIKEIMAMFGKRISNSLVVRTFRRLKENLGGKEFFRVQHDAFAVVLESIDRGVLYLELSSLIVKLEKKIICENLELFPDILVGVCEFPVDGKSVDDIMSNCLGALFRAKRENLKWSFYS
- a CDS encoding fibronectin type III domain-containing protein, which produces MRRFFLIGLVAITSVVVITFALKKNTEIKVLDTPSLSVKIGEELRVNLSDFISGPNGPVNFKIIKGSGKIEGSIYTVSPRGPEDCEDMVQIEVEAGKSEAVITINIEIVNDPKAPSIEIGNRKVYEGETLIINLPDFTSTDSSDVTYELVSGVGSIDKGVYSYLPGSKEAPTAHRVTIKAMDGQGEWQCTTFSVIVMDVNNLPGKPGNPFPADGTVDFFREVTLLWNAEDPDGDDLFYDVFFGEKGRLELLAKNIDKNEFKISSIEAGREYSWRIDARDGRGGEVQGPLWSFSTKEIPSIVWKRLLGGSGSDSANSLEALADGTFAITGWTESPEISNGKSEEDVFRSGWVVKLDSNGYFAWQKLLEFGWTEISAIIATEDGGFLLAGRSSTENGFKSELPSNLLLVRLDRFTNVKWKTELGRTVSSKVSLAKLDDGFLILGTAAGSEKISCGDVVLIKLDLNGKPVWEKRYGGSSYERAIDMAIAENGDIVVVAETTSIDGDSSGNVAGVLKVNGIKIESSSVLVLRIDGSGRVLWTKVFGGTGEDSPATVEICPAGEIYICGSTNSQNGDFKRKSRDYDGFIIKLDGDGELIWKEIYGGRSNDHLTDMVITGSGGAITVGFTESNETILGSFHEGKLDKLGLTYSDMWIFQVSRTGEMLWSDCYGGTLGDVATSITLCTDGFAVTGYTASEDGDIPTNRGDFDIITLRFK